In one window of Temnothorax longispinosus isolate EJ_2023e chromosome 9, Tlon_JGU_v1, whole genome shotgun sequence DNA:
- the LOC139818589 gene encoding cytochrome P450 9e2-like, with translation MEPSTLLLTILAASICLYYFVLSKLTYFERRKVPHLRPIPLFGNMAPFFFQRIAHMEHIQKLYNLFSNAKYFGLYDFMTPIYVIRDPDLIATIAIKQFDNFCDHNNFVNETLDPIAARNLFGLKGDHWREMRKLLSPSFTSSKMKMMFGLMTQCVENFVDFVATESGKTGKTYDMKELLGRFANDTVATCAFGISVDSFKHPNNEFVLLAKKAMIFDNWMSFKFFMHRNFTLLAKLLKLRMFGPKIENFFKNILSTTVKTRDEQGIFRPDMIQLMMETRNKGSGPKFDIDEMTAQAFVFFLGGFDSTSTTMSFIAHEVAVNPDVQRKLREEIDDVVRQTNGKPTYEAINRMKYLDAVVNETLRIYPIASFIDRKCVKETELPPATSDGEPVIIKPGENIWFPAFSLHRDPQYYPQPNKFDPERFLNDQVDNSVYIPFGVGPRVCIGNRFALMEAKIMMFYLLWRCDIELDVKTRNPIVFTKKSFVMMPDVGFWLKLRARQSKTPVTQLSNGHGIEGQ, from the coding sequence ATGGAGCCATCTACTTTGCTTCTGACTATTCTGGCAGCGAGTATttgcttatattattttgttctaaGCAAGTTAACTTACTTCGAGCGACGGAAGGTCCCGCATCTGCGACCGATTCCACTGTTCGGCAACATGGcacctttcttttttcaacgTATAGCCCATATGGAGCATATACAAAAGCTATACAATCTTTTCTCGAACGCAAAATACTTCGGCCTCTACGATTTTATGACCCCAATCTACGTCATCCGTGATCCAGATCTGATTGCCACGATTGCCATCAAGCAGTTCGACAACTTCTGTGATCATAACAACTTCGTGAACGAAACTCTTGATCCGATAGCCGCTAGAAATCTGTTTGGCCTGAAAGGGGATCACTGGCGCGAGATGCGAAAGCTTCTTAGCCCTAGTTTCACGTCCAGCAAGATGAAGATGATGTTCGGACTTATGACTCAGTGCGTCGAGAACTTCGTCGATTTTGTGGCAACGGAATCCGGGAAAACCGGCAAGACATATGATATGAAAGAATTACTGGGCAGATTCGCCAACGATACAGTGGCCACGTGTGCCTTCGGCATCAGCGTGGATTCTTTTAAGCATCCGAACAACGAGTTCGTCTTGCTTGCCAAGAAAGCAATGATTTTTGACAACTGGATGTCCTTCAAGTTCTTCATGCATAGAAATTTCACGCTACTTGCAAAACTCCTCAAGCTCAGAATGTTTGGCCCAAAGatagagaattttttcaaaaatatcctTTCCACCACTGTTAAGACCAGGGACGAGCAGGGAATTTTTCGTCCGGACATGATTCAGTTGATGATGGAGACCAGGAACAAAGGTAGCGGACCTAAGTTCGACATTGACGAAATGACCGCCCAGGCATTCGTTTTCTTTCTCGGCGGATTCGATAGTACCTCAACAACCATGAGTTTTATAGCTCATGAAGTCGCTGTCAATCCCGATGTTCAGAGGAAATTAAGGGAAGAAATTGATGATGTTGTCAGACAGACCAACGGTAAACCTACCTACGAGGCCATCAATCGAATGAAGTACTTAGACGCCGTGGTAAACGAGACTCTCAGAATATATCCGATAGCATCTTTCATAGACAGAAAATGTGTCAAAGAGACCGAATTGCCACCAGCGACTTCAGACGGCGAACCAGTCATAATAAAGCCTGGAGAAAACATATGGTTCCCAGCTTTCTCTCTGCATCGCGATCCACAGTATTATCCGCAGCCAAACAAATTTGATCCAGAAAGATTCCTTAACGATCAGGTGGACAATTCGGTCTATATACCATTTGGTGTCGGACCCAGAGTCTGCATAGGTAATAGATTCGCCCTAATGGAAGCAAAAATTATGATGTTCTATCTGCTTTGGCGTTGCGATATCGAACTCGATGTTAAAACCAGAAATCCTATTGTATTTACAAAGAAATCATTTGTCATGATGCCAGACGTTGGCTTTTGGTTGAAATTGCGAGCGAGACAATCAAAAACTCCTGTTACACAATTATCGAACGGACATGGAATTGAGGGACAGTGA